Below is a genomic region from Streptomyces ferrugineus.
ACCGGTCTGGCACGCGGCCCCCGCCGCATGCAGGGCCGGATAGGCCTGGCGGGCCTCGGCGGTCCACTGATCCGCCCTCAGCTCCTTGCGCAGCGCCTTCAACTCCGGGAAGGACGACCGCCGTTCGATATCCGTCATCCCGTCCAGCAGACTCACCACCTCGGCCGTCCGCCCCGCCCGCACCGCGTCCATCAGTGAACTCATCGCGCATCCCCCTCGACCACTGCCATGTCCCCTCCCGCGGCGGCGACACCGCGCCGCACCATCCGCACCGCCAGCGCGTGCTTGCACGGCCCGCGCCCGCCCCGGTACTTCGCCCACCACAGACAGCTGCAGCTCAGCACCCCCGACTCGTCGCGCACCCGGTGCACATGCCCGTCCTCGGCCGTCACCGTGCCGACCGCGCCGTCCAGCGCGACCGCGCCCGCCGCCACCAGGGCCCGGGCCGAGCGCAGCCGAGGGTTGTGGCGCTCGGCGCGCTCGGCGTCGTACGGCAGCTCACGGTGGAAGTAGGCCGCCTCCGCCGTGTCGTAGCCGACCCGCCCCGACGTGCCCAGGCGGACCAGGGCCGCGCGTACGCGCTCGGACGTGAGCCCCGAGGCCGCGGCCAGGTCGGCGACGTCGACACGGGGTTCCCACGCGAGGAGCACCGCGATCAGCTCCGCGTCCTCGGCGGCCTCGTCGGTCGCGAGCGCGTCGAGGACGCCGCCCTCACCGGAGAAGCCGCGCGAGGCGTCGGGCGACAGGGTCAGCGTCAGCCGCATGCCCGGCAGGACCGCCTCCCACGCGCTCGCCGTGCCGGCCGCACCGCCGGTGACCGCGGGACCGTACACCCGCAGGGCCGTGGCATGACGCAGCACCCGCTGCAGCGCGACCAGCCGCTCCGGGCCCGGCAGACACACCGCGCCGGGCACCGCGCGCGTGGTCGGCCGCAGCCCGCTCCCCGACGGCACCACCCACCGCGGGCCGCCCCGGGTCCCGGCGCGCGGCAGCGCCCGCAGGAACCGCACCGCCTCGGCGGCCGGCAGCTCGGCCCGCAGATCGAACCCGGCCGCTGTCACCTGCGCCTCCGCGAAGCCCCGCAGCCAGCGGTCCGGAAGCGGCACCTTCTTCTCCACGACCGGACCGTCCAGCGTGGTCACGGCCAACTCCTCGGGACCCACCCGCATATGGAGCGGATCGTCCGAGCCGATCCTGGACAGCGCCTCGCGCAGCGGGTTGTTGACGTCGACGTTCGTCGTGCCGTGCCCCACCTCGCCGCCGTCCAGGCCCGCCTCCATTACGTCCAGCCGGGCGTACACCCCGCAGCAGCCGGAGAACGACTCGAAGCGCAGCCGGTCGCCGTTGCCCGTCACCACCGGATCCAGCGAGGCGCGCAGCTGCCGCTGGTAGTACCGGGCGGCCGCCACGTCGGCCACCGCGAGCAGTGCCGCCGAGGCTACCTGAGGAGACGTCAGAAAGCCCGCGAAGAACCGCGGATGGTCCCGCACTCCCGAGGGCGTCGCACCCCTCGAAGTCTCCAGCCCCAGCCGCTGTCCGCCCGCTGCGGACTCCAGCACGGAGGGTCGCCGATAGGCCACGGCCTGCAAAGATCGCGTCATGGAAAAACCGTAGAGGCGGCCACTGACAATCGGCCTTGACCTGCGAAAACGCCTCGACAGCGGGCCAGTTGGCCGGGTACCGGCTCCGACGCGACAGTGCCGCGCACCCGGGGATGACTCGGGTGCGCGGCACTGCCCTGAGCGTACGGGACCTACTGGCCGACCCGTCCCGGCTGGAGCACCTGGGTGAACAGGACCGTGCCGTCCTGCTCGCGCAGCCGTACCGTCAGCTCCCCGCTGTGGCCGTCGATGTCGACCTCGCCGAAGAACTGGTAGCCGCCGGCGGGGGAGACGTTCGCGGTGGTCGGCGCCTTCACGAACACCCGCTCCGGGCCGAAGGTGTGGTCGAGCGTGTTGGCCGGGAAGGCACCCGCGTTGAGCGGACCGGAGACGAACTCCCAGAACGGCTCGAAGTCGGTGAAGGCCGCCCGCGACGGCTGGTAGTGCTGGGCGGAGGTGTAGTGGACGTCGGCGGTCAGCCACACCGTGCCGGTGATCCGGCGGTGCTTGACGAACCGCAGCAGCTCGGCGATCTGGAGCTCACGGCCGAGCGGGGCGCCCGGGTCGCCCTGGGCGACGGCCTCGATGTTCGGCTTGCCGTCCCCGGTGTCCGGCACGACCAGTCCCAGCGGCATGTCCGAGGCGATCACCTTCCACACCGCCCGGGACCGGGACAGCTCACGCTTGAGCCAGTTCAGCTGCTCGGCGCCGAGGATGCCCTGCGCGTCGGTGGTCTGGTCGTCCGCCGAGTTGGCGTTGCGGTAGGTGCGCATGTCCAGCACGAACACGTCCAGCAGCGGACCGTGGTTGACCACGCGGTAGACCCGGCCGTCGGGGCGGCGCAGGGTCGAGATGGGGAAGTACTCCGAGAAGGCCTGCCGGGCGCGCGCGGCCAGGACGTCGACGCTCTTCTCCGTGTAGCGGGAGTCGCCGAGGATCTCGCCGGGGTACCAGTTGTTGGTCACCTCGTGGTCGTCCCACTGGATGATGGACGGGACCTGGGCGTTGAACCGCTTGAGGTTGTCGTCGAGCAGGTTGTAGCGGAAGTTGCCGCGGAACTCCGTCAGCGTCTCGGCGACCTTGGACTTCTCCTCGGTGGTGATGTTCCGCCAGGTGCTGCCGTCGGGCAGGGCGACGGAGGCCGCGATCGGGCCGTCGGCGTAGACGTTGTCGCCGCTGCACAGGAAGAAGTCCGGGTCCAGCGCGGCCATGGCGTTGTAGATCGTGTAGCCGCCGAAGTCCGGGTTGATGCCCCAGCCCTGCCCGGCGAGGTCGCCCGACCACACGAACCGCACCCCGTCGCGCCGCCGCGCGGACGCCGTACGGAACGTGCCGGTGACCGGCTCGCCGGTGCGGCGCGGGTCGTCCGGGTCGGCGAGCCGCACCCGGTAGTGGATCTGCTCGCCGGAGGGCAGGCCGCGCAGCCGGGTCGTGCCGGTGAAGTCCGTGTCCGCGCCGAGCAGCGGGCCGTGCCATCTGCGCGGGTTGCGGAACGACTCGGTCGCGGAGGTCTCCACGATCATCCGGGCCGGACGGTCCGAGCGCACCCACACCAGCCCGGAGTCGCAGGTCACGTCCCCCGTCTGCACGCCCCAGCCCGCCTTGGGGCGCCCCGACAGGGCGAACGCCGGGGCCGAGCCGAGCGCCGTGGGCAGGGTCAGGGCCGCCGACGCGGCGAGCGAGCCGCGCAGAACGCTGCGGCGGCCCGGGAACGGACGATGTGACATGGAGGCCTCCAGGGGCGGGATCCGGCCAGTGTGCAGTGCCACAACTACTGGTGCGCCGCAGCGCACACGGAAACCACAAGTGAACAACTGACCGCGTCCGCGAGGGAACCGGCGCGTCACAGTGACCCGGTCAGCCCGCGCCCGGTGCCGCCGCACGGGCCATCAACCGCACGCCGTCCCGGATCCGGGACGGCGACAGATGGGCGTACCCCAGCACCAGCCGCACGCCGGGCCGCTCGTCGTCCCCGGTACGCGCGTGTGCGTAGTGCGTCAGCGGGCGCACCGCCACACCGGCCGCGCCCACGCGCGCGAGGAACCGCTCCTGCGGCCCGTACCGCTCCGGCAGCGCGGCGATGACGTGCAGCCCCGCCGCGATCCCGGTGACCTCCGCGCCCGGAAAGTGCTCCTCCAGAGCGGCGACGAGGGTGTCGCGCCGCTCCCGGTACGCGCGCTGGCAGCGACGCAGCTGGCGGTCGTAGTCGCCGCGCTCCACGAACCGGGCGAACAGCGCCTGATCCAGGGTGGGATGACCGAGATCCATGGTCCGCTTGCGCTCCACCACGTCCTCCGCCAGGGCCTCCGGCACCAGCAGCCAGCCGAGCCGCAGTCCCGGGGCGAGGGACTTGCTGACCGACCCCGCATAGGCGACGCGCTCCGGGTCGAGCCCCTGGAGCGCGCCCACGGGAGCGCGGTCGTAGCGGAAGTCGCCGTCGTAGTCGTCCTCCAGGACGAACCCGTCGACGGACCGCGCCCAGTCGAGCAGCTCGCCGCGGCGCCGGGCGGAGTAGGCGATGCCGGTCGGGAACTGGTGTGCTGGCGTCGTGACGACGGACCGTACGCCCGACTCCCGCAGCGGGCCGACGGCGAGCCCCTCGTCGTCCATGGGCAGCGGCACGGTGGCGACACCGGCGGCGGCGTAGAGGGCGTCGTGCCCCGGGCTCCCGGGGTCCTCGACACCCACTTCGCGCAGCCCGCGCGCGTGCAGCACGAAGCCCAGCACCGTCGTCGCCTGCGACACCCCGGAGACGACCACGATGCGCTCGGGATCCGCGACCACCCCCCGGCGGCGCGCGAGCAGCTCCGCCAGCGCCGTGCGCAGCCGGGGCAGCCCGCGCGGATCGGGATAGCCCAGCTCGTGGTGCGGCAGCTCGGACAGCACCCCGCGCTGAGCGGCCGCCCACGCGGCCCGCGGGAACAGCGACATGTCCGGCGTGCCGGCGACGAAGTCGGCCCGGGCGCCGGTGGAGCGCGGCGCGAGGTCACGCGCGCGTGGCCGGGCGGCCCGTACGGCATCGCCCACCCAGGTCCCGGCACCCCGGCCGCTGCGCAGATAGCCCTCCGCCGTGAGCTGCTCGTACGCCTCGGTGACCAGCCCGCGCGACACCCCGAGGTCGGCCGCCAGATCCCGGCTCGACGGCAGCCGCGTCCCCGACACCAGCCGCCCCGACCGCACCGCCTCCCGCAACGCCGCCTGCAGCGCACGCCCACGCGCGCGTGCGGGCGCCGACGCGGCGGGGAGCAGCAGCTCCCAGGCGGGTGAGCCGACCCGAGGGTCCGGATTGGTCCGCGATGACGTCATGAAAGTGGACCTTAATGCGGACCGCCGCGCTGCCTAGCGTCGCTGCCATGAACGCCACCACCGCGCGCGGGGCCCTCCTCGCCGCGCTCGCCTGTGTCCTCGTCGGAGGCTCCTTCACCGCCAACAGCCTGCTCGGCGACTACCCGTACGCGGGCGGCCAGTTCCTCCGCTACGGGCTGGCCTGCCTGCTGCTCCTGCCCATCGTCGGGCCGGACGCCCGGGCCCGCCTCCGTGCCCTCGCGCCCCGCCAGTGGGCCCGCCTCGCGCTGCTCGCGACCGTCGGCATGGTCGGCTTCAACCTGGCCGTCATCGCCGCAGAACGCACCGCCGAACCGGCCGTCCCCGGCGTCTTCGTCGGCTGCGCGCCCGTGGTCGTGGCCGTCCTCGTCCCCCTCCTGGAGCGGCGTCGCCCCCGGCGCACCGTCCTGGGCGGGGCGTGGCTCGTCGTGCTCGGCGCCTGCGCGGTCCAGGGCTGGGGGCGCACCGACGGCACCGGCATCGCCTTCTCGGTGTGCGCCCTGGCCGGCGAGGTCGGCTTCGCGGTGCTCGCCGTGCCCGTGCTGCGGCCGCTCGGCCCGCGGCTGCTGTCCGCCACCGTGTGCGGCATCGCGGCCGTCGAGTCCGCGGCGGCCGGGGCGCTGCTCGACGGCGGCGCATGGCTGCGCCGGCCGGACGCCACCGAGACCGCGGCCCTGCTGTGGCAGGCGGTGATCGTGACCGTCATCGGGTTCGTGTGCTGGTACATCGGCATGCAGCGGCTCGGCGCCGAGCGCGCCACGCTGTTCTCCGGGCTCATCCCCGTCGCCGCCGCCTGCACCGCGCCGCTCGTCGGCACCGGCTCCTACGGCATCCCCCAGGCCGTCGGCAGCGCCCTGGTCGGCGCGGGCGTCGTCCTGGGCTGCCGAACACGCCAATCGCCCCCGCGTTACGAGGGGTTGCGGCAACTCGCGCGTAAACAGGTATGAAAGCCCGCAGGGAAGGAGCCGGCCGAAGCCGCCTCCCGCATCGCACGCGCATTCCTGGAGCCTCGTGGACGCCAAGAACCGATTCGAGACGAGGACCACCTTCGCATTCGCCCGAATGGAATGGCTGGCCCTTCTGGTCGTTTCGCTCGTGCTCGCCTTTCAGCACCTCTCCGAGATCCGCTGGGCCGTCTTCGTGGCGCTCTTCGCGGTGATCGACGTCATCGGCTACATCCCCGGCGCCATCGCCCACCGGCGCAGCCCGGGCAGGCGCATCGCACGCGGCTACTACGTGGCCTACAACGTGATGCACAGCCTGGTCACGGCAGGTGTCCTGGCCGGGGCGTGGGCCCTGTTCGCCGGGCCGGAATGGGCCCTGCTCGCCCTGCCCATCCACCTCCTGGGAGACCGGGCCCTCTTCGGAAACTCGTTCAAACCCTTCGGTGTCGCGTTCGAACCGGAAACTCATCCCGCCTATCGCACGTTCGAGCGGCAATACCGGGCCGCCGGCGCCGAAGTGTCGCGAGACCGGGAGGAGACCGCCCATGCCGTCGGTGCTTGACACACTCACCGAACACAGCGACAACCCCAGCTCCTTTCTCGCCCTGAACAGCGGAAACGAGTACTTCCGCGACGAGCGGTGGAACGGCGTGTGCGCCTATCGCCGATCCGGACGCCATGTCCTGCAATTCGGCGGCCCGTTCACCGCGCCCGAACACCGGGAACGGCTCCTCGACTCCTTCGTCGCCCACGCCGGACGACGCCTGGTCGCCGTGCAACTGCAGCGTGAGGACGCCGAGTTGTACGCGGGCCACGGCTTCACGGTCAACCAGATCGGGGCGTCGTACGCGGTCGACCTGGCCCGGTTCACGCTGCGCGGCTCACGGTTCGTACGGCTGCGGAACAAGATCTCGCGGGCCCGCCGCGCGGGCCTCGAGGTCGCCGAGGTCCAGCCCGGCGACGACTGCGCCGAACTGGACCGGGTGGACGAGCCGTGGCTGCGCGACAAGGGCCGCCACGTCAAGGAACTGCAATTCCTCGTCGGCCAGCGCACCGGTCCGCTGCAACACCACCGTCGGCTCTTCGTCGGCCGCATCGAGGGCGAAGCCGTCGGCTACATCAACTACTCACCCGTCTACGGCAGCCGCCCCGGCTGGCTGCACGACCTCAGCCGGCGCCGGCCCGACGCGCCGCCCGGCGTGATGGAGGCGCTCAACGCCACCGTCATGGAACACCTCGTCGCCGACGGCGCCGGCTGGCTGCACTTCGGCTTCACCCCGTTCACCGGACTCGACGAGGAACACGAAGTACCCGGCCACAGCCGGATGTTCGCCCGGTTCGCCCGGCTGCTCGCCGAGCGCGGCAAGGCGATCTACCCGGCCGTCTCCCAGCTCGAGTACAAGGAGAAGTGGGCCCCGCACGTGGTCCTCCCGGAGTACATCGCCTTCCTGGGCAAGCCGCGCATCCCCGCCGTATGGCGACTGCTGCGCGCCACCAACGCCGTCTGACGCCATCCGGCACACCCGCGCGCTGCCGTACGACCACCCCACGAGGTCGCCGGCCTGCGCCGCCGTACGCACGAAGACCACCCCCCACCCCCGGAGGACCGCACCGGCATGAGATTCCTCGAGCGTGAACGCACCACCCTGGCCAAGCTCCTGCCCGACCTGGACCCCGCCCTGCGCGAGACGCCGCTGATGGATCTGGAGCGGCCGGACAGCCCCGGGATCCGGTTCTTCCGGGACAGCGGCGGGCCGGGGCTGCTCGTTCCGGAGGCCCATCAGGGCCGCGGAGCCACCGCGTTGGACGCGCTGCGCGTGCAGCGGGCCATCGGCAGCCGCTCTCCGTCGCTGGCCGTGGCGACCACCATGCACCACTTCTCGATGGCCACGCTCGTCGGCCTGGGCGACCAGGGCGAGGGAATGGAGTGGCTGCTCATCGAGGGCGTGGCGGCGAGCAACCGCATCATCGCCTCCGGCTTCGCCGAAGGGCGCCGCGGCGCCGGCATCCTGGAGCCGACCATGACCGCCGAGGTCACCGAGGACGGCGTACGCATCAGCGGCGTCAAGCGCCCGTGCAGCCTGGCCCGCTCCATGGACGTGCTCACCGCCAGCGTCCTCGTGCCCCGCGAGGACGGCCACGGCGACGAACTGGCCGTCGCGCTGGTCCCCGCCGAGAGCGAGGGCGTCAGCGTCAGCGGCTTCTGGTCCAGCACCTTCCTGGCCGGGGCGGAGAGCGAGCAGGTCACGCTCACCGACGTCGTCGTACCGCCGGAACTGCTGCTGCGCACCGCGGCCACCGCCCAAGGGGGCATAGACGAACTCCAGACGGCCGGACTGATCTGGTTCCAGCTGCTGATGACGGGCAGCTACCTCGGCGCCGCCTCCGCCCTCGTCGAACGGGTCCTGCTCAACGACCGGATCCCCGAGCACGAGCGGGTACGGCTCTTCGTCGAGACCGAGGCCGCCGCGGCCGCCGCCGAAGGCCTCGCCCGCCGTGTCGACGACGGCGACCTCGGCGAGTCCGCGCTCGCCCAGGCGCTGTACGTCCGCTACGGCGTCCAGGACGCCGTGGCCCGGGTCGTCCCGCGCGCCGTCGAACTGCTCGGCGGGCTCAGCTTCATGACGTCCGACGAGGTCGGCCACCTCGCGGCCTGCGCCAACGGACTGTCCCTGCACCCGCCGTCCCGGGCCAGGATGACCGGCCCCTTCGCCGACTACCTGGCCGACCGTCCGCTCGCCATCGCGTGACCGGCGCAGCCACCCACCGCCCTGTGCCGGCCGAGACCAGTTGGGGGAGCACACCCATGCCGCCACACCTCCCGCGTCCCACCGCCCTGCCCACGCCGAAGAACACCCCGCACGACCGTCCGACCCTGCTGCTCACCGGAGGGACCGGCGTCCTCGGACGGGCCCTGATCGACGAACTGTGCGCCGACTTCGACCTGCTCTGCCTGCGCCGCAACCGCCCCCTGGACGACCCCCGGGTGCGTGAGCTGCAGGGCGACCTCCTCGCCCCCCGCCTCGGCCTGACCCCGCGCGCCTGGCACGAACTCGCCCTCGAGGTGGACGTCGTGCTGCACTCCGCCGCCGAGACCAACTGGCGGATGGCGCCCGCCGACATCCTGCGCACGAACACCCTCGGCACCGAGACCACTCTCGACCTGGCGGCCCGCGCGGACGCCCCGCTGTACCTGGTGAGCACCGCTTTCGTGGCCAGCGTGCCCAGCGAGGAGGACGCGCGCCGCTTCCCGGGCGCCGCCGCCTATCTCGCCTCCAAGACCAGAGCCGAACAACTGGTCCGCGAGTCCGACCTGCCCGGCGCGATCGTGCGCCCGTCCGTCGTGATGGGCGACTCCACGTCCGGCCGGATCGCCGGCGTGCAGGGGCTGACCAAGACCATCGGCTCGATGGTCCTGGGACAGGTGCCGGTGCTGCCGGGCGCCCCCGACGCCCGCGTCGACATGGTCCCGCAGGACTACGTCAGCCGGGCCATCGGCGACCTCGTGCGCGGCGGGGTGAGCAGTGGCGAGTTCTGGCTCACCGCGGGCAAGGAGGCGCTGCGGTTCCGCGAGCTCGCCGACACCTGTGCGGAGTTCGCCGTCCGCTGCGGCCTGCCCACACCGCACCGGCCCCGGCTCATCCCCGTCGAGGCGGTGCACCGGCTGCTGCTGCCCATGCTGGAGGGCACCGCACTGCCCGAGTCCACCCGCCGCAGGTTCCAGCACTACGCCGAACTGCTGCTGGTCTTCCAACGCGAGCTGCCCTTCGACACCTCCCTCGGGCAACCGCACTGCGGCGCCCGCCTCAGCCACGCCGACATCCGCGCCGCGCTCGTACGCAACCTGGAGAGCTGGGCCGACGACCGCCCCGCCCTCCTCACCCGCCACCGCGCCGCGCACGCCAGGACGGCCCGGACGGAGGTGGCCTCGTGACGATCTCCCCGGACACCGCGGACGTCCCCGTACCGGTACCGGCCGCCGCCGCACCCGCCCACGAGACCACCACCCCCACCGACACCCTCGACCTCTACCTGCGCCACATCGGCTCCGGCCGGGCCGTCATGGGCCGGGTGCTCGGCGGCATGGCCGAGGTGCGCTCCGAAGGGCCCTGGATCCACACCGACGACGGCCGCAGGCTCCTCGACTTCGGCGGGTACGGCGTCTTCATCCTCGGCCACCGGCACCCGGCGGTCGTCGCGGCGGTGCACCGGCAGATCGACCTCCACCCGCTGGCCAGCCGGGTCTTCCTGGAACCGGTCGCCGCGCGCGCCGCGCAGGCGCTGGCCGCCCACACCCCGCCCGGACTGGACTTCGTCCACTTCGTCAACTCCGGCGCCGAGGCCACGGAAGCCGCCCTCAAACTGGCCCGCGCACACGGCCGCAACGCGATCGTCACGACCCGCAAGGGCTTCCACGGAAAGACGCTCGGCGCCCTCAGCGTCACCGCCAACACCACCTACCAGGCGCCCTTCCAGCCCCTGCTGCCCGACACCACCCAGGTCGCCTACGGTGACGCCGCCGACCTCAAGCAGGCGCTGGCCGCCCGCCGCGACCGGGCCTGCGTCATCGTCGAACCGGTGCAGGGCGAGGGCGGCGTACACATCCCGGAACCCGGCTACCTCACCGAGGTCACCGCGCTGTGCCGGGAGTTCGGCGCGCTGCTCGTCGTGGACGAGATCCAGACCGGGCTGGGCCGGCTGGGCACCTGGTGGGGCGTGGACGCGGAGGGCGTCCGTCCGGACATGCTGCTGGTCGGCAAGGGCCTCAGCGGTGGCGTCGTACCGGTCGCCGCGATGGTCGCCACGGCGGAGGCGTACGCCCCCTTCAGCCGGGACCCCTATCTGCACACCTCCACCTTCGGCGCCTCCCCGATCGCCTGCGCCGCCGCCCTCGCCGCCGTGCGGACCATGGAGCGCGAGGACACCGTGGCCCGGGCGGCCGGGCTCGGCGCGCGCATCCTCGCCGGGGTGCGGGAGACCTGCGCGCCGTACCGGGAGATCCTCGTCCAGGACGTGCGCGGGCGCGGGCTGCTGGTCGGGATCGAGTTCACCGAGGAGCGCGCGGTCGGCGAACTCCTGCTGGAGCTCATCGCCCGCGGCGTCCTCGTCAACCACTCCCTCAACTCGACCCGCGTGCTGCGCCTGACCCCGCCCGCCGTGGTCGAGGACACCGCGCTCGATCTGTTCTTCAGCACACTCGCCGAGGCTCTGCACGTAACGGCCGCGCATATGGCCGGTTGACCTCATTGACCGGTTGCCCCCCACAGCACCGGACGGAATCCCGGAAAGGAACCGATCGACCCATGCGTCATGTGGTCCTGCACGCGATCGCCGACGGCCTGGAACCGGCCGCCGTCTACCACCGCATCACCGACTTCCGCCGCTACCCCGAACTCACCGACACCGTACGCGAGGTGAGCGTGGACACGCTGCCCGACGGTTCGGTGGTGTCGGACTGGACCGTGTCGTTCCGGGGCGGGCTGATGCGGTGGCGGGAACGCGACACGTTCGCGCCGGACACGCTCACCCTCACCTTCGAGCAGCTCGGCGGCGACTTCCAGACCTTCGAGGGGAGCTGGCGCTGCGAACCGCGCGACGACGGCACGCTCATCGTCTTCACCGCCTCCTTCGACCTCGGCATCCCGACCCTCGCCGAGATCCTCGACCCCGTCGCCGAGTCCACGCTGCGGACCAACATCGCCCGGATCGTGGCGGGGCTGGTGGGCGCGGAGGTGACCGATGAGTGCGCCGCGCCCGCTCACGGCTGACCCCGCCCCGTACGACGACCCCCTCCACGACGAGCCCGGCCCCGGCGCCGCCCGCTGTCTCGGCCTCTACGCCAAACTGGCCGCCGGTGTGAGCGTCGTGACGGCGAGGGGCGAGGACGGACCGCTCGGCATGACCGTCTCCGCCGTGACCTCGCTGTCGGCCCGGCCACCGCTGCTCCTGGCCTGTCTGCGCGACGGCTCCCGCACCCTCGCCGCCGTCCGCGCCCGGGGCGCCTTCGCGATCCACCTGCTGCGCGAGGAGCAGCACGACCTGGCCGGCCGGTTCGCGAGCCCGACGACCCCCGCCGCCCAGCGGTTCGCCGGCACCGACACCCGGCAGGTCCTCGGCGTCCCGGTGATCGCGGGGGCGCTGGCCTGGTCGGTGTGCCTGGTGGCGGACATACGGGGCTACGGCGACCATCACCTCGTCGTCGGGCAGGTCGCCGCCGTCCACGTGGGCGGCGGGCGCCCGCTGCTGTGGCACGAACGCCGGTTCCGCTCGCTGCGCGAACTCGTGCCGGAGGGCGGCGGATGACGCCGTCGGCGGACGGAATCCCGGCCTGGAGCCTGCCCGAACTGCCCGCACAGCCCCCGCTGCACGGCACGGTCACGGCGGACGTGGCGGTGGTCGGGGCCGGTCTCGCCGGCCTCGCCTGCGCCTACCGCCTGGCCGAGCGCGCCCCCGGCCGCGACATCGTGGTGATCGACGCCGAGGGCCCGGCCGCCGGAGCCAGCGGCCGGGGCACCGGTCTGCTGGGCCCGCGGGCCGGTCCCGCGATCGACCGGGCCGTACGCCGCCATGGGCCCTGGGCCGCACGCCGGATGCATCTGGCGAGCGTACGGGCGGTGACGGCGGTCCTCGACCTGTGCCGGCGGCTCGACGTGCCGTGCGGGCTGCGGCCCGGTGCGCAGATCATGGCGACGCGCGCACCGGCCGGCCTGGCGTCGCTCGAGCGACAGTCCCTCGCCTATCGCGCGCTCGGCCTGGACGTGCCGGAGCTGTCCGGCGCCCAGGTACGCGCGCGCGTGGGCGTGCCGTACACCGCCGGG
It encodes:
- a CDS encoding SWIM zinc finger family protein produces the protein MTRSLQAVAYRRPSVLESAAGGQRLGLETSRGATPSGVRDHPRFFAGFLTSPQVASAALLAVADVAAARYYQRQLRASLDPVVTGNGDRLRFESFSGCCGVYARLDVMEAGLDGGEVGHGTTNVDVNNPLREALSRIGSDDPLHMRVGPEELAVTTLDGPVVEKKVPLPDRWLRGFAEAQVTAAGFDLRAELPAAEAVRFLRALPRAGTRGGPRWVVPSGSGLRPTTRAVPGAVCLPGPERLVALQRVLRHATALRVYGPAVTGGAAGTASAWEAVLPGMRLTLTLSPDASRGFSGEGGVLDALATDEAAEDAELIAVLLAWEPRVDVADLAAASGLTSERVRAALVRLGTSGRVGYDTAEAAYFHRELPYDAERAERHNPRLRSARALVAAGAVALDGAVGTVTAEDGHVHRVRDESGVLSCSCLWWAKYRGGRGPCKHALAVRMVRRGVAAAGGDMAVVEGDAR
- a CDS encoding alkaline phosphatase D family protein; this translates as MSHRPFPGRRSVLRGSLAASAALTLPTALGSAPAFALSGRPKAGWGVQTGDVTCDSGLVWVRSDRPARMIVETSATESFRNPRRWHGPLLGADTDFTGTTRLRGLPSGEQIHYRVRLADPDDPRRTGEPVTGTFRTASARRRDGVRFVWSGDLAGQGWGINPDFGGYTIYNAMAALDPDFFLCSGDNVYADGPIAASVALPDGSTWRNITTEEKSKVAETLTEFRGNFRYNLLDDNLKRFNAQVPSIIQWDDHEVTNNWYPGEILGDSRYTEKSVDVLAARARQAFSEYFPISTLRRPDGRVYRVVNHGPLLDVFVLDMRTYRNANSADDQTTDAQGILGAEQLNWLKRELSRSRAVWKVIASDMPLGLVVPDTGDGKPNIEAVAQGDPGAPLGRELQIAELLRFVKHRRITGTVWLTADVHYTSAQHYQPSRAAFTDFEPFWEFVSGPLNAGAFPANTLDHTFGPERVFVKAPTTANVSPAGGYQFFGEVDIDGHSGELTVRLREQDGTVLFTQVLQPGRVGQ
- the pdxR gene encoding MocR-like pyridoxine biosynthesis transcription factor PdxR, with protein sequence MTSSRTNPDPRVGSPAWELLLPAASAPARARGRALQAALREAVRSGRLVSGTRLPSSRDLAADLGVSRGLVTEAYEQLTAEGYLRSGRGAGTWVGDAVRAARPRARDLAPRSTGARADFVAGTPDMSLFPRAAWAAAQRGVLSELPHHELGYPDPRGLPRLRTALAELLARRRGVVADPERIVVVSGVSQATTVLGFVLHARGLREVGVEDPGSPGHDALYAAAGVATVPLPMDDEGLAVGPLRESGVRSVVTTPAHQFPTGIAYSARRRGELLDWARSVDGFVLEDDYDGDFRYDRAPVGALQGLDPERVAYAGSVSKSLAPGLRLGWLLVPEALAEDVVERKRTMDLGHPTLDQALFARFVERGDYDRQLRRCQRAYRERRDTLVAALEEHFPGAEVTGIAAGLHVIAALPERYGPQERFLARVGAAGVAVRPLTHYAHARTGDDERPGVRLVLGYAHLSPSRIRDGVRLMARAAAPGAG
- a CDS encoding SDR family oxidoreductase gives rise to the protein MPPHLPRPTALPTPKNTPHDRPTLLLTGGTGVLGRALIDELCADFDLLCLRRNRPLDDPRVRELQGDLLAPRLGLTPRAWHELALEVDVVLHSAAETNWRMAPADILRTNTLGTETTLDLAARADAPLYLVSTAFVASVPSEEDARRFPGAAAYLASKTRAEQLVRESDLPGAIVRPSVVMGDSTSGRIAGVQGLTKTIGSMVLGQVPVLPGAPDARVDMVPQDYVSRAIGDLVRGGVSSGEFWLTAGKEALRFRELADTCAEFAVRCGLPTPHRPRLIPVEAVHRLLLPMLEGTALPESTRRRFQHYAELLLVFQRELPFDTSLGQPHCGARLSHADIRAALVRNLESWADDRPALLTRHRAAHARTARTEVAS
- a CDS encoding DMT family transporter, with the translated sequence MNATTARGALLAALACVLVGGSFTANSLLGDYPYAGGQFLRYGLACLLLLPIVGPDARARLRALAPRQWARLALLATVGMVGFNLAVIAAERTAEPAVPGVFVGCAPVVVAVLVPLLERRRPRRTVLGGAWLVVLGACAVQGWGRTDGTGIAFSVCALAGEVGFAVLAVPVLRPLGPRLLSATVCGIAAVESAAAGALLDGGAWLRRPDATETAALLWQAVIVTVIGFVCWYIGMQRLGAERATLFSGLIPVAAACTAPLVGTGSYGIPQAVGSALVGAGVVLGCRTRQSPPRYEGLRQLARKQV
- a CDS encoding acyl-CoA dehydrogenase family protein → MRFLERERTTLAKLLPDLDPALRETPLMDLERPDSPGIRFFRDSGGPGLLVPEAHQGRGATALDALRVQRAIGSRSPSLAVATTMHHFSMATLVGLGDQGEGMEWLLIEGVAASNRIIASGFAEGRRGAGILEPTMTAEVTEDGVRISGVKRPCSLARSMDVLTASVLVPREDGHGDELAVALVPAESEGVSVSGFWSSTFLAGAESEQVTLTDVVVPPELLLRTAATAQGGIDELQTAGLIWFQLLMTGSYLGAASALVERVLLNDRIPEHERVRLFVETEAAAAAAEGLARRVDDGDLGESALAQALYVRYGVQDAVARVVPRAVELLGGLSFMTSDEVGHLAACANGLSLHPPSRARMTGPFADYLADRPLAIA
- a CDS encoding bifunctional lysylphosphatidylglycerol flippase/synthetase MprF, translating into MPSVLDTLTEHSDNPSSFLALNSGNEYFRDERWNGVCAYRRSGRHVLQFGGPFTAPEHRERLLDSFVAHAGRRLVAVQLQREDAELYAGHGFTVNQIGASYAVDLARFTLRGSRFVRLRNKISRARRAGLEVAEVQPGDDCAELDRVDEPWLRDKGRHVKELQFLVGQRTGPLQHHRRLFVGRIEGEAVGYINYSPVYGSRPGWLHDLSRRRPDAPPGVMEALNATVMEHLVADGAGWLHFGFTPFTGLDEEHEVPGHSRMFARFARLLAERGKAIYPAVSQLEYKEKWAPHVVLPEYIAFLGKPRIPAVWRLLRATNAV